The Arvicanthis niloticus isolate mArvNil1 chromosome 2, mArvNil1.pat.X, whole genome shotgun sequence genome includes a window with the following:
- the Cpne1 gene encoding copine-1, with amino-acid sequence MARCVTLVQLSISCDHLIDKDIGSKSDPLCVLLQDVGGAWAELCRTERVRNCSSPAFSKTLQIEYHFETVQKLRFGIYDIDNKTPELGDDDFLGGAECSLGQIVSSQTLTLPLLLKPGKPAGRGTITVSAQELKDSRVVTMEVEARNLDKKDFLGKSDPFLEFFRQGDGKWHLAYRTEVVKNNLNPTWKRFSVSLEHFCGGDVNTPIQVRCSDYDSDGSHDLIGTFHTTLAQLQAVPAEFECVHPEKQQRKKSYRNSGTVCVKTCRVDTEYSFLDYVMGGCQINFTVGVDFTGSNGDPSSPDSLHYLSPTGVNEYLTALWSVGSVVQDYDSDKLFPAFGFGAQVPPDWQVSHEFALNFNPSNPYCAGIQGIVDAYRQALPQVRLYGPTNFAPIINHVARFAAQAAQQRTASQYFVLLLLTDGAVTDVEATCKAVVEASKLPMSVIIVGVGGADFEVMEQLDADGGPLRTRSGEAAARDIVQFVPYRRFQNAPRETLAQTVLAEVPTQMVSYFKAQGWAPLKAPPVPAKSPKQAPQA; translated from the exons ATGGCCCGTTGTGTGACTTTGGTTCAGCTGTCCATTTCCTGTGACCATctcattgacaaggacatcggcTCCAAGTCTGACCCGCTGTGCGTCCTTTTACAGGATGTGGGAGGGGCCTGGGCTGAG CTTTGCAGGACTGAACGTGTTCGCAATTGCTCAAGCCCTGCATTCTCCAAGACTCTGCAGATAGAATACCACTTTGAGACTGTCCAGAAGCTACGCTTTGGAATCTATGACATAGACAACAAGACACCAGAGCTGGGGGATGATGACTTCCTAGGGGGAGCCGAATGCTCCCTAGGTCAG ATTGTGTCCAGCCAGACGCTGACTCTCCCCTTGCTGTTGAAGCCTGGAAAGCCTGCAGGGCGGGGAACCATTACG GTTTCAGCTCAGGAGCTAAAGGACAGTCGTGTAGTGACCATGGAGGTGGAAGCTAGAAACCTGGATAAGAAG GACTTTCTAGGAAAATCTGATCCATTCTTGGAGTTCTTTCGGCAAGGTGATGGGAAGTGGCACCTGGCGTACAGAACTGAG GTAGTAAAGAACAACCTGAACCCTACCTGGAAGCGCTTCTCAGTCTCTCTTGAGCATTTCTGCGGTGGGGACGTCAACACACCCATCCAG GTCCGCTGCTCAGACTATGACAGTGACGGGTCACATGATCTCATTGGTACCTTCCACACTACCTTGGCCCAACTGCAAGCAGTCCCG GCTGAGTTTGAATGTGTCCACcctgagaagcagcagagaaagaaaagctacAGGAACTCTGGAACTGTGTGTGTCAAGACTTGCCGG GTGGACACTGAGTATTCCTTCCTGGACTATGTGATGGGGGGCTGCCAGATCAACTTCACT GTGGGTGTGGATTTCACTGGCTCCAATGGTGACCCATCCTCACCTGACTCCCTGCATTATCTGAGTCCTACAGGAGTCAACGAGTATCTGACAGCACTGTGGAGCGTGGGCAGCGTGGTTCAAGACTACGACTC AGACAAGCTGTTTCCAGCATTTGGTTTTGGAGCCCAGGTCCCCCCTGACTGGCAG GTCTCACATGAGTTTGCCTTGAACTTCAATCCCAGTAATCCGTACTGTGCAG GCATCCAGGGTATCGTAGATGCCTACCGTCAAGCACTGCCCCAAGTTCGTCTCTATGGCCCCACCAATTTTGCACCCATCATCAACCATGTGGCTAGGTTTGCAGCCCAGGCtgcacagcagaggactgcctcg CAATACTTCGTACTGTTGCTTTTGACTGACGGCGCTGTGACAGATGTGGAGGCCACGTGTAAGGCTGTGGTGGAAGCCTCAAAGCTACCCATGTCCGTgatcattgtgggtgtgggtggtGCTGACTTTGAGGTCATGGAGCAGCTGGATGCTGATGGTGGCCCTCTTCGTACACGCTCTGGAGAAGCAGCTGCCCGGGACATAGTGCAGTTTGTGCCTTATCGACGATTTCAGAAT GCTCCCCGGGAGACACTTGCACAGACTGTACTTGCAGAAGTGCCTACTCAGATGGTTTCCTACTTCAAAGCCCAAGGATGGGCCCCATTAAAGGCACCTCCAGTCCCAGCCAAGAGCCCCAAACAGGCCCCACAGGCATAG